The following coding sequences lie in one Wolbachia endosymbiont strain TRS of Brugia malayi genomic window:
- a CDS encoding BolA/IbaG family iron-sulfur metabolism protein: MVIVIHELGEIIRQLFSDADIKINDLAGDDSHYYLKITSKHFLEKTKIEQYRIAYKALEGQSIHALQLETST, encoded by the coding sequence ATGGTTATTGTAATTCATGAATTAGGGGAAATTATCAGACAATTATTTTCTGATGCTGACATAAAGATTAATGATCTTGCTGGAGATGATAGTCATTACTATTTAAAAATAACCTCCAAGCACTTTCTCGAAAAGACAAAAATAGAACAGTACAGAATAGCATATAAGGCCTTAGAAGGTCAGTCTATACATGCATTGCAATTAGAAACTAGTACTTAG
- the grxD gene encoding Grx4 family monothiol glutaredoxin: MSNFEQIKKDITENDVVLYMKGTSDFPQCGFSGLVVSILKKLNVKFKYINVLENDEIRQSIKKFSNWPTIPQLYIKGEFIGGCDITREIYEKGELQSLLKEKKIVE, from the coding sequence ATGAGCAATTTCGAACAAATAAAAAAAGACATAACAGAAAATGATGTGGTGTTATACATGAAAGGTACATCTGATTTTCCTCAATGCGGATTCTCTGGACTTGTTGTATCAATCCTCAAAAAATTGAATGTGAAATTTAAGTACATCAACGTTTTAGAAAATGATGAGATACGTCAGTCCATAAAAAAGTTTTCTAATTGGCCAACAATTCCACAACTATACATAAAAGGAGAGTTTATTGGTGGCTGTGATATTACTCGCGAGATATATGAAAAAGGCGAGTTACAGAGTTTGCTAAAAGAAAAAAAGATTGTTGAATAA
- a CDS encoding efflux RND transporter periplasmic adaptor subunit produces MEFRSTAVKSPIDGYVDKIHINKGNFINAGQKITDVANFDQVLVVLYLSEGEVNKVKLGSTAQIDLLDERKLEGKVSFVSKIVEPKTGSYRVEVKIINDEIMFLQGPTANVKLPFGQKVCM; encoded by the coding sequence ATTGAATTTAGAAGTACTGCAGTTAAGTCTCCTATTGATGGCTACGTAGATAAAATCCACATAAACAAAGGGAATTTTATTAACGCTGGTCAAAAAATAACTGACGTGGCTAATTTTGATCAAGTTCTTGTGGTGTTATACCTTTCGGAAGGTGAAGTAAACAAGGTAAAACTAGGCAGCACAGCTCAAATTGATTTGCTAGACGAAAGGAAATTGGAGGGCAAAGTAAGTTTTGTTAGTAAAATTGTTGAACCTAAAACTGGATCTTATAGGGTAGAGGTGAAGATAATTAATGATGAAATTATGTTTTTGCAAGGACCAACTGCCAATGTAAAGCTGCCTTTTGGGCAAAAAGTTTGCATGTAA